One segment of Thunnus thynnus chromosome 19, fThuThy2.1, whole genome shotgun sequence DNA contains the following:
- the slc25a25b gene encoding calcium-binding mitochondrial carrier protein SCaMC-2-B isoform X3 — protein sequence MLKDMLSFLCQRLFGRTQCKPAETQLPEEKETEATGTRRELQTDPQGKTTHSSDGKEISKSNVTPKKTTVLIMVAPPTDLQQKIVKAGDKDLDGQLDFEEFVHYLRDHEKKLRLVFKSLDKKNDGRIDSQEIMQSLRDLGVNISEEQADKILKSMDKNGTMTIDWNEWRDYHLLHPADNIPEIILYWKHSTIFDVGESLMVPDEFTAEEKNTGMWWRHLVAGGGAGAVSRTCTAPLDRLKVLMQVHASKSNSMHMAGGFGQMIREGGVRSLWRGNGINVIKIAPESAIKFMAYEQIKRLIGSNQETLGIAERLVAGSLAGAIAQSSIYPMEVLKTRLALRKTGQYSGILHCAKHIFQKEGVAAFYKGYVPNMLGIIPYAGIDLAVYETLKNSWLQRYATDSANPGVFVLLACGTTSSTCGQLASYPLALVRTRMQAQATLEGGPQMNMTSLFRHIVRTEGAMGLYRGLAPNFMKVIPSVSISYVVYEYLKITLGVQSQ from the exons ATGCTGAAGGACATGCTGAGTTTCCTGTGCCAGAGACTTTTTGGCAGGACACAATGTAAGCCTGCTGAAACCCAGTTGCCAGAGGAGAAAGAGACTGAGGCGACTGGCACCCGCAGAGAGCTGCAAACCGATCCCCAGGGAAAGACCACACACTCCTCTGACGGTAAAGAAATCAGCAAGAGTAATGTTACTCCAAAGAAGACCACAGTATTAATCATGGTGGCACCACCTACAGATCTTCAACAG aaaatagtaaaagcCGGAGACAAAGACCTGGATGGACAATTAGACTTTGAGGAGTTTGTTCATTATCTCAGAGACCACGAGAAGAAACTGCGGCTGGTCTTCAAGAGTCTGGACAAGAAGAACGATG GTCGGATCGACTCACAAGAAATCATGCAGTCTCTGCGTGACCTGGGAGTGAACATCTCTGAGGAACAGGCTGACAAGATTCTCAAAAG TATGGACAAAAACGGAACAATGACAATTGACTGGAATGAGTGGCGGGATTACCACCTCCTACATCCAGCAGACAACATTCCTGAGATCATCCTCTACTGGAAACACTCCACG ATCTTTGATGTTGGGGAGAGTTTAATGGTGCCTGATGAGTTCACAGCAGAAGAGAAGAATACAGGCATGTGGTGGCGACACCTAGTGGCCGGAGGAGGAGCCGGCGCAGTGTCTCGAACCTGCACTGCACCACTGGATAGGCTCAAAGTACTCATGCAG GTTCACGCCTCCAAGAGCAACAGCATGCACATGGCCGGTGGCTTCGGCCAGATGATCAGGGAGGGCGGTGTGAGGTCACTGTGGCGAGGGAACGGCATCAATGTTATCAAAATCGCCCCCGAGTCTGCTATCAAGTTCATGGCCTATGAACAG ATTAAACGATTAATTGGAAGTAACCAGGAGACGCTGGGCATCGCGGAGAGACTGGTGGCAGGCTCTCTGGCTGGAGCCATCGCTCAGAGCAGCATCTACCCCATGGAG GTCCTGAAGACACGGTTAGCCCTGAGGAAGACGGGCCAGTACTCGGGCATCTTGCATTGTGCCAAACACATCTTCCAGAAGGAGGGTGTGGCTGCTTTCTATAAGGGCTACGTCCCCAACATGCTGGGCATCATCCCCTACGCTGGCATCGACTTGGCTGTATATGAG acTCTGAAGAATTCCTGGCTGCAGCGCTACGCCACAGACAGCGCTAATCCAGGAGTGTTTGTGCTCCTGGCTTGCGGGACCACCTCCAGCACGTGTGGACAGCTCGCCAGCTACCCGCTCGCACTGGTCAGGACTCGAATGCAGGCGCAAG CTACCCTGGAAGGAGGCCCTCAGATGAACATGACAAGCCTGTTCAGACACATCGTCAGGACCGAAGGGGCCATGGGACTCTACCGAGGCCTGGCACCCAACTTCATGAAGGTCATTCCATCCGTCAGCATCAGCTATGTGGTCTACGAGTACCTCAAGATCACGCTGGGTGTCCAGTCACAGTGA
- the slc25a25b gene encoding calcium-binding mitochondrial carrier protein SCaMC-2-B isoform X4, whose amino-acid sequence MCLCLYVPVSNVGHNEFEYFETNGLPSEIKSVFKLSLFLPSHELTTYHMWKKKIVKAGDKDLDGQLDFEEFVHYLRDHEKKLRLVFKSLDKKNDGRIDSQEIMQSLRDLGVNISEEQADKILKSMDKNGTMTIDWNEWRDYHLLHPADNIPEIILYWKHSTIFDVGESLMVPDEFTAEEKNTGMWWRHLVAGGGAGAVSRTCTAPLDRLKVLMQVHASKSNSMHMAGGFGQMIREGGVRSLWRGNGINVIKIAPESAIKFMAYEQIKRLIGSNQETLGIAERLVAGSLAGAIAQSSIYPMEVLKTRLALRKTGQYSGILHCAKHIFQKEGVAAFYKGYVPNMLGIIPYAGIDLAVYETLKNSWLQRYATDSANPGVFVLLACGTTSSTCGQLASYPLALVRTRMQAQATLEGGPQMNMTSLFRHIVRTEGAMGLYRGLAPNFMKVIPSVSISYVVYEYLKITLGVQSQ is encoded by the exons atgtgtctgtgtctctatGTGCCAGTGTCCAATGTGGGCCACAATGAATTTGAATACTTTGAAACAAATGGATTACCATctgaaataaaatcagtgttCAAGCTGAGTTTATTTCTCCCCTCACATGAACTGACGACATATCATATGTGGAAAAAG aaaatagtaaaagcCGGAGACAAAGACCTGGATGGACAATTAGACTTTGAGGAGTTTGTTCATTATCTCAGAGACCACGAGAAGAAACTGCGGCTGGTCTTCAAGAGTCTGGACAAGAAGAACGATG GTCGGATCGACTCACAAGAAATCATGCAGTCTCTGCGTGACCTGGGAGTGAACATCTCTGAGGAACAGGCTGACAAGATTCTCAAAAG TATGGACAAAAACGGAACAATGACAATTGACTGGAATGAGTGGCGGGATTACCACCTCCTACATCCAGCAGACAACATTCCTGAGATCATCCTCTACTGGAAACACTCCACG ATCTTTGATGTTGGGGAGAGTTTAATGGTGCCTGATGAGTTCACAGCAGAAGAGAAGAATACAGGCATGTGGTGGCGACACCTAGTGGCCGGAGGAGGAGCCGGCGCAGTGTCTCGAACCTGCACTGCACCACTGGATAGGCTCAAAGTACTCATGCAG GTTCACGCCTCCAAGAGCAACAGCATGCACATGGCCGGTGGCTTCGGCCAGATGATCAGGGAGGGCGGTGTGAGGTCACTGTGGCGAGGGAACGGCATCAATGTTATCAAAATCGCCCCCGAGTCTGCTATCAAGTTCATGGCCTATGAACAG ATTAAACGATTAATTGGAAGTAACCAGGAGACGCTGGGCATCGCGGAGAGACTGGTGGCAGGCTCTCTGGCTGGAGCCATCGCTCAGAGCAGCATCTACCCCATGGAG GTCCTGAAGACACGGTTAGCCCTGAGGAAGACGGGCCAGTACTCGGGCATCTTGCATTGTGCCAAACACATCTTCCAGAAGGAGGGTGTGGCTGCTTTCTATAAGGGCTACGTCCCCAACATGCTGGGCATCATCCCCTACGCTGGCATCGACTTGGCTGTATATGAG acTCTGAAGAATTCCTGGCTGCAGCGCTACGCCACAGACAGCGCTAATCCAGGAGTGTTTGTGCTCCTGGCTTGCGGGACCACCTCCAGCACGTGTGGACAGCTCGCCAGCTACCCGCTCGCACTGGTCAGGACTCGAATGCAGGCGCAAG CTACCCTGGAAGGAGGCCCTCAGATGAACATGACAAGCCTGTTCAGACACATCGTCAGGACCGAAGGGGCCATGGGACTCTACCGAGGCCTGGCACCCAACTTCATGAAGGTCATTCCATCCGTCAGCATCAGCTATGTGGTCTACGAGTACCTCAAGATCACGCTGGGTGTCCAGTCACAGTGA